One genomic region from Granulimonas faecalis encodes:
- a CDS encoding glutaredoxin family protein, producing the protein MAEKKARTLELFYKPTCPYCHKVLAWMSDHDVENVTLYDISTDSEAADRLVKVGGKRQVPCLFIDSDPLYESDDIIAFLAELIDHPENDLAR; encoded by the coding sequence ATGGCCGAGAAGAAGGCACGCACCCTCGAGCTCTTTTACAAGCCCACCTGCCCCTATTGCCACAAGGTCCTTGCCTGGATGAGCGACCATGACGTGGAGAACGTCACCCTGTACGACATCAGCACCGACTCCGAGGCCGCAGACCGCCTGGTGAAGGTGGGTGGCAAGCGCCAGGTACCCTGCCTGTTCATCGACAGCGACCCCCTCTACGAGAGCGACGACATCATCGCCTTCCTCGCCGAGCTCATCGATCACCCCGAGAACGACCTTGCCCGCTGA
- a CDS encoding InlB B-repeat-containing protein — MCTLLAFIGLLGSGALSPAYGAIDVGANPTPKVDIAVTVPADYPGTFLDFKQELTQKLIDQGMDPSAFRITNTDVSIDTTDLGGWLVRDHYRDQATYNSIVSADQRANQPFRQADNSHTNGTGTIESYFKNNTNTTGNSCKNFDRHIYSSVDDQGKSSMVFAGYGTSALSDYMIYPASSDSRRTFSFDINPAVIDTHTLGSYGFWLNAGIENNTVSGYVLMFTAGNNACTLRKVSVGADTTLAAATGTQVASVPAMNFGPKNMVRVTVELNKNNVTMQYQTYDASGNLGDPVNLLKNQPLDNTGFNGFGPLVNYVSHGCSSLSIMKFSDLEMSYAASAFDALKNTQYFQGAEQKYFINLAGTSNDPQIPDEFGEAGGTNPDYTDGINRLNENEIFYISNAQDGKVVTDSTKDENGNTTHQGLGADNGFIAMGDDYVGEIAGYIYKNFVEGKKFNQAPISSELPLANFYIVDSDTDEQLMTVHLQHLVNTNGTVPVNMVDKSMTGTLSGDDGKLVSWHWSVYDPTNTKVFDKTYDDPSKIEDYLFTRDSAHGRWTFELSVTDDKGNVSKISQTYVTAYLDNEEPFIEGANTGKNKATITLTDTGEGIDEDGITFITDGRGSGVAAYWVTNDVNATPTDDDWETLPIPQHQFAFDLDIVDTSPLVVWVRDECGNIGNKAVFQPTHVRVEDENGNPIDDYYVIGEKPIIVLPEDDEVPDSEDDPENNKFSGWTTPGGDPVTPGSTPDPEGNEIIIRPSYSKDYAKLIYLANGGDISGKPSSEFQVVSKSSIYKKIEDHNVTPTREGYTFMGWKLLNTDDATKVADSAYINNKANVADVTDQLAVKEVDEESGAVKRDTYYLVAQWEVGNYVVRFDANGGSLGNVRSIEDVAFGTNVGSLAIPVQGRGVPTKAGYIFQGWSTTKNAMDDYANTFAKSSTADAGLTPVAAPTMPSHDITVYAVWKYDTSKFIVSFDSDGGSRVGDVSYQKANAPSYATSSMARFPTPSKTGYDFTGWHYVEEDGELREETTDGTGAPIVTENHTFKATWAPRDDTKYTVEYWINSGAKDAEGNAVYTRVNDASVTKTYTAATESTVAVADGDKTAELTVGGAKYWYNADNPNNVLTGTVTGSPSLALRLYYDRYLDVVVKADGHSTGTGTVESKTAQREGSKPTVSWKADAGSHVAKVTVDGVVRDDLIAKGSFTPEDGLTDNVNIVVEFVKDSGTTDPSGPTGGDVPRKAYTVTTEIHGCSASDGCTITGTRPYLAGTDARIEWNVCSGCKINRVLVDGREVEVSGNTFDFKGLAADHKVAVYVTSTSMPTIGGTSSDGAYTITVNRYGGDSTFLTSTSKTIPFADAAGADWTFTWDRNGSAYKAYEIRVDGKTVRGGVDANGNFRTNLKDAASYGLTPNANHVVDIYFFQEPASEDGTDPDPVVPDFSDPDEWVKVTTQIIGGAGEIDGGFVSKKVEGDTHTVEYKVENGDNYDSEDYTYYQVSKVEVTGDTAAKVDQDNQQVTVTLTQDADVKVYVEPVVRKVETYKVTRQVVDGQVVPNADGGSIVASRTVGLYGNYSNILATPKSGFRVGAVEVTDRRNGAAASQTGTITHLIGQDGAIAETIKGKVTWNGAATASEQETADEPQALADQVNPEALSADPAAQAPASDPRNIQADEPQAAEPVEDPVAPSVSAPVADEADGTEPASDDTQAQEPEGAAADDALAAAASQLSDDAPADEGFSLMTKAYADGTNGPDADKNVFTEPVTTDGKTSVSITNITEDQMVVVYFVSESETPEDTKQVVSDRQDGKLHRVSVVFTDPEGNVLATEPKTEGEGFVPDGGNATLSWADLAGYRVVSVNGGAAASTINLDNVTADTVVTVVLEPNRPSDPIKESGFEPRYVISTDVRGYGALTITPTKTVSAGADHQVTWEIDGAPVAQAEGDEGGSSAMPLNVPYIIDVEVDGDSASVSDNVFNHGGSQVSTRSAGDKGFTNVDADHHVAVTTILLNEDTDGNGKPDTNVDTDGNGEPDTNVDTDGDGEPDTNIVDEDGDGKPDPDVVDPDDPDKDPKKPTTNIDKDGDGIPEVNVDTDGDGKPDVNIDTDGDGEPDINIVDPDGDGKPDPVDPKDPDSPKVPTTNVDTDGDGRPDTNVDTDGDGKPDTNIVDVDLDGKPDPVDPKDPEAPKPNVNIDTDGDGKPDLNIDKDGDGKPDLNIVDKDGDGVPDPVDPKADPVPTPDVNVDTDGDGWPDINIDTDGDGKPDKNVDTDGDGVYDWKDEGHPDHQKYLDSIKGGDTNGDGVYDWKDEGHPDHQKYLDWLKSQSTTTTTTTRRLPFTGGAVPRTGDIASVAPAMGILGAIALAATGALVIRRKRRDDEE, encoded by the coding sequence GTGTGTACCCTTCTCGCCTTCATCGGCCTTCTGGGGTCGGGCGCGTTGAGCCCCGCCTACGGGGCCATCGATGTGGGTGCCAACCCCACCCCCAAGGTCGACATCGCCGTGACGGTCCCTGCGGACTATCCCGGCACCTTCCTCGACTTCAAGCAGGAGCTCACCCAGAAGCTCATCGACCAGGGCATGGACCCGTCGGCGTTCCGCATCACCAACACCGACGTCTCCATCGACACCACCGACCTGGGCGGCTGGCTTGTGCGCGACCACTATCGCGACCAGGCCACCTATAACAGCATCGTGTCCGCCGACCAGCGGGCCAACCAGCCCTTCCGTCAGGCCGACAACTCCCACACCAACGGCACCGGCACCATTGAAAGCTATTTCAAGAACAACACCAACACCACGGGCAACTCCTGCAAAAACTTCGACAGGCACATCTACTCGTCCGTTGACGACCAGGGAAAGTCGTCCATGGTGTTCGCCGGTTACGGCACGTCGGCCCTGAGCGACTACATGATCTACCCTGCCTCGAGCGACTCCCGCCGTACCTTCTCCTTTGACATCAACCCCGCCGTCATCGACACCCACACCCTGGGCAGCTACGGCTTCTGGCTCAACGCCGGCATCGAGAACAACACGGTCTCCGGCTACGTGCTCATGTTCACGGCCGGCAACAACGCCTGCACCCTGCGCAAGGTGAGCGTGGGGGCCGACACCACCTTGGCCGCCGCCACCGGCACCCAGGTCGCGTCGGTGCCTGCCATGAACTTCGGTCCCAAGAACATGGTTCGCGTGACCGTCGAGCTCAACAAGAACAACGTCACCATGCAGTACCAGACCTACGATGCGTCCGGCAACCTCGGCGACCCGGTGAACCTCCTCAAAAACCAGCCCCTGGACAACACCGGGTTCAACGGCTTCGGACCCTTGGTCAACTATGTGAGCCACGGCTGCTCCTCCCTCTCGATCATGAAGTTCTCCGACCTCGAGATGAGCTATGCCGCCTCCGCCTTCGACGCCCTCAAGAACACCCAGTACTTCCAGGGCGCCGAGCAGAAGTACTTCATCAACCTCGCCGGCACTTCCAACGACCCCCAGATCCCCGACGAGTTCGGTGAGGCCGGCGGCACCAACCCCGACTACACCGACGGCATCAACCGCCTCAACGAGAACGAGATCTTCTACATCTCCAACGCTCAGGACGGCAAGGTGGTCACCGATTCCACCAAGGATGAGAACGGTAACACCACCCACCAGGGCCTCGGCGCCGATAACGGTTTCATCGCCATGGGCGACGACTACGTGGGCGAGATCGCCGGCTACATCTACAAGAACTTCGTGGAGGGCAAGAAGTTCAACCAGGCACCCATCAGCTCCGAACTGCCCCTGGCCAACTTCTACATCGTCGACAGCGACACCGACGAGCAGCTCATGACGGTGCACCTGCAGCACCTGGTGAACACCAACGGCACCGTTCCGGTCAACATGGTGGACAAGTCCATGACCGGCACCCTTTCCGGTGATGACGGCAAGCTGGTGAGCTGGCACTGGAGCGTCTACGACCCCACCAACACCAAGGTCTTCGACAAGACCTACGACGACCCCTCCAAGATCGAGGACTACCTGTTCACCAGGGACAGCGCCCACGGCCGCTGGACCTTCGAGCTCTCCGTCACCGACGACAAGGGCAACGTCTCCAAGATCTCCCAGACCTACGTGACCGCTTACCTCGACAACGAGGAGCCCTTCATCGAGGGTGCCAACACCGGCAAGAACAAGGCCACCATCACCCTCACCGACACCGGCGAGGGCATCGACGAGGATGGCATCACCTTCATCACCGACGGCCGCGGTTCCGGTGTGGCGGCCTACTGGGTGACCAACGACGTCAACGCCACCCCCACCGACGACGACTGGGAGACCCTGCCCATCCCGCAGCACCAGTTCGCGTTCGACCTCGACATCGTTGACACCTCGCCCCTGGTGGTGTGGGTGCGCGACGAGTGCGGCAACATCGGCAACAAGGCCGTCTTCCAGCCCACCCACGTGCGCGTCGAGGATGAGAACGGCAACCCCATCGACGACTACTACGTCATCGGTGAGAAGCCCATCATCGTGCTGCCCGAGGACGACGAGGTCCCCGACTCCGAGGACGACCCCGAGAACAACAAGTTCAGCGGCTGGACCACCCCCGGCGGCGACCCGGTGACCCCGGGCTCCACCCCCGACCCCGAGGGCAACGAGATCATCATCCGCCCGTCCTACTCCAAGGACTACGCCAAGCTCATCTACCTGGCCAACGGCGGTGACATCTCCGGCAAGCCCTCCTCCGAGTTCCAGGTGGTCTCCAAGTCCTCCATCTACAAGAAGATCGAGGACCACAACGTGACCCCCACCCGTGAGGGATACACCTTCATGGGCTGGAAGCTCCTCAACACCGACGACGCCACCAAGGTGGCCGACTCCGCCTACATCAACAACAAGGCCAACGTGGCCGACGTCACCGACCAGCTGGCCGTCAAGGAGGTCGACGAGGAGAGCGGCGCCGTCAAGCGCGACACCTACTACCTCGTGGCCCAGTGGGAGGTCGGCAACTACGTCGTGCGCTTCGACGCCAACGGCGGCTCCCTCGGCAACGTCCGCTCCATCGAGGACGTGGCCTTCGGCACCAACGTGGGCTCCCTTGCCATCCCCGTCCAGGGCCGCGGCGTGCCCACCAAGGCCGGCTACATCTTCCAGGGTTGGTCCACCACCAAGAACGCCATGGACGACTACGCCAACACCTTCGCCAAGTCCTCCACGGCCGACGCCGGCCTGACCCCTGTGGCCGCCCCCACCATGCCGTCCCACGACATCACGGTCTACGCGGTGTGGAAGTACGACACCAGCAAGTTCATCGTCTCCTTCGACTCCGACGGCGGCAGCCGCGTGGGCGACGTCTCCTACCAGAAGGCCAACGCTCCCTCCTACGCCACCAGCTCCATGGCCCGGTTCCCCACCCCCTCCAAGACCGGTTACGACTTCACCGGCTGGCACTACGTGGAGGAGGACGGTGAGCTCCGCGAGGAGACCACCGACGGTACCGGTGCCCCCATCGTCACCGAGAACCACACCTTCAAGGCCACGTGGGCCCCGCGTGACGACACCAAGTACACCGTCGAGTACTGGATCAACTCCGGCGCCAAGGACGCCGAGGGCAACGCCGTCTACACCCGTGTGAACGACGCCTCCGTCACCAAGACCTACACCGCCGCCACCGAGTCCACCGTGGCCGTGGCCGACGGCGACAAGACGGCCGAGCTCACCGTGGGCGGTGCCAAGTACTGGTACAACGCCGACAACCCCAACAACGTGCTCACCGGCACCGTCACCGGCAGCCCGAGCCTGGCCCTGCGCCTCTACTACGACCGCTACCTCGACGTGGTGGTGAAGGCCGACGGCCACAGCACCGGCACCGGCACCGTGGAGTCCAAGACCGCCCAGCGTGAGGGTTCCAAACCCACGGTCAGCTGGAAGGCCGACGCCGGCAGCCACGTGGCCAAGGTCACCGTGGACGGCGTGGTCCGTGACGACCTGATCGCCAAGGGCTCGTTCACCCCCGAGGACGGCCTCACCGACAACGTCAACATCGTGGTGGAGTTCGTGAAGGACTCCGGCACCACCGACCCCTCCGGCCCCACCGGTGGCGACGTGCCCCGCAAGGCCTACACCGTGACCACCGAGATCCACGGCTGCAGTGCCTCCGACGGCTGCACCATCACCGGAACCAGGCCATACCTGGCCGGCACCGACGCCCGTATCGAGTGGAACGTGTGCTCCGGCTGCAAGATAAACCGCGTGCTGGTGGACGGCCGCGAGGTCGAGGTCTCCGGCAACACCTTCGACTTCAAGGGCCTTGCCGCCGACCACAAGGTGGCCGTCTATGTGACGAGCACCTCCATGCCCACCATCGGCGGAACCAGCAGCGACGGTGCCTACACCATCACCGTGAACCGCTATGGCGGCGACAGCACCTTCCTTACCTCCACGAGCAAGACCATCCCGTTCGCCGACGCCGCCGGCGCCGACTGGACCTTCACGTGGGACCGCAACGGGTCGGCCTACAAGGCCTATGAGATCCGTGTCGACGGCAAGACCGTGCGCGGTGGTGTGGACGCCAACGGCAACTTCCGCACCAACCTCAAGGATGCAGCCAGCTATGGCCTCACCCCCAACGCCAACCACGTCGTCGACATCTACTTCTTCCAGGAACCGGCCTCCGAGGACGGCACCGACCCCGACCCGGTAGTGCCGGACTTCTCCGACCCCGACGAGTGGGTCAAGGTGACCACCCAGATCATTGGCGGTGCCGGTGAGATCGACGGCGGCTTTGTCTCCAAGAAGGTGGAGGGCGACACCCACACCGTGGAGTACAAGGTCGAGAACGGCGACAACTACGATTCCGAGGACTACACCTACTATCAGGTGAGTAAGGTCGAGGTCACCGGCGACACCGCCGCCAAGGTCGACCAGGACAACCAGCAGGTCACCGTCACCCTCACCCAGGACGCCGACGTGAAGGTCTATGTGGAGCCCGTGGTGCGCAAGGTGGAGACCTACAAGGTCACCCGCCAGGTGGTCGACGGTCAGGTCGTCCCCAACGCCGACGGCGGCTCCATCGTGGCCTCCCGCACGGTTGGTCTCTACGGCAACTACTCCAATATCCTCGCCACCCCCAAGTCCGGCTTCAGGGTGGGGGCCGTGGAGGTCACCGACAGGCGCAACGGTGCCGCCGCGTCCCAGACGGGCACCATCACCCACCTGATCGGGCAGGACGGCGCGATCGCCGAGACCATCAAGGGCAAGGTCACCTGGAACGGTGCCGCCACAGCCTCCGAGCAGGAGACCGCGGACGAGCCCCAGGCCCTTGCCGACCAGGTGAACCCCGAGGCGCTCTCGGCCGACCCGGCCGCCCAGGCTCCCGCCAGCGACCCTCGCAACATCCAGGCCGACGAGCCCCAGGCCGCCGAGCCCGTCGAGGACCCGGTTGCCCCCAGCGTCTCCGCCCCTGTGGCCGATGAGGCCGATGGCACCGAGCCTGCGTCCGACGACACCCAGGCCCAGGAGCCCGAGGGTGCTGCGGCCGACGACGCCCTGGCGGCCGCCGCCTCCCAGCTCTCCGACGACGCCCCAGCCGACGAGGGCTTCTCCCTCATGACCAAGGCCTACGCCGACGGCACCAACGGCCCCGACGCCGACAAGAACGTCTTCACCGAGCCGGTCACCACCGACGGCAAGACCTCGGTGAGCATCACCAACATCACCGAGGACCAGATGGTGGTGGTCTACTTCGTGTCCGAGAGCGAGACGCCCGAGGACACCAAGCAGGTCGTCTCCGACCGTCAGGACGGCAAACTCCACCGCGTCTCCGTGGTCTTCACCGACCCCGAGGGCAACGTGCTCGCCACCGAGCCCAAGACCGAGGGTGAAGGCTTCGTGCCCGACGGCGGCAACGCCACCCTCTCCTGGGCCGACCTCGCCGGGTACCGCGTGGTCTCCGTCAACGGCGGGGCCGCAGCCTCCACCATCAACCTCGACAACGTCACTGCCGACACCGTGGTGACGGTGGTCCTCGAGCCCAACCGTCCCTCCGACCCCATCAAGGAGAGCGGATTCGAGCCCCGCTACGTCATCTCCACCGACGTGCGCGGTTACGGCGCCCTCACCATCACGCCCACCAAGACCGTGAGCGCCGGGGCCGACCACCAGGTCACCTGGGAGATCGACGGCGCACCAGTCGCCCAGGCCGAGGGTGACGAGGGCGGCTCCTCCGCCATGCCCCTCAACGTCCCCTACATCATCGACGTCGAGGTGGACGGCGACTCTGCTTCTGTGAGCGACAACGTGTTCAACCACGGCGGGTCCCAGGTCTCCACCCGCTCCGCTGGTGACAAGGGCTTCACCAACGTGGACGCCGACCACCACGTGGCCGTGACCACCATCCTCCTGAACGAGGACACCGACGGTAACGGCAAGCCCGACACCAACGTGGACACCGACGGTAACGGCGAGCCCGACACCAACGTGGACACCGACGGCGACGGCGAGCCCGACACCAACATCGTCGACGAGGACGGCGACGGCAAGCCCGACCCCGACGTCGTGGACCCTGACGACCCGGACAAGGACCCCAAGAAGCCCACCACCAACATCGACAAGGACGGCGACGGCATCCCTGAGGTCAACGTGGACACCGACGGCGACGGCAAGCCCGACGTGAACATCGACACCGACGGCGACGGCGAGCCCGACATCAACATCGTCGACCCCGACGGCGACGGCAAGCCCGACCCCGTGGACCCCAAGGACCCGGATTCTCCCAAGGTCCCCACCACCAACGTGGACACCGACGGCGACGGCAGGCCCGACACCAACGTGGACACCGACGGCGACGGCAAGCCCGACACCAACATCGTGGACGTCGACCTGGACGGCAAGCCCGACCCCGTGGACCCCAAGGACCCCGAGGCGCCCAAGCCCAACGTGAACATCGACACCGACGGCGACGGCAAGCCCGACCTCAACATCGACAAGGACGGCGACGGCAAGCCTGATCTCAACATCGTGGACAAGGACGGCGACGGCGTCCCGGACCCCGTGGATCCCAAGGCCGATCCCGTGCCCACCCCCGATGTCAACGTGGACACCGACGGCGACGGCTGGCCTGACATCAACATCGACACCGACGGCGACGGCAAGCCCGACAAGAACGTGGACACCGACGGTGACGGCGTCTACGACTGGAAGGACGAGGGCCACCCCGACCACCAGAAGTACCTCGACTCGATCAAGGGCGGGGACACCAACGGTGACGGCGTCTACGACTGGAAGGACGAGGGCCACCCCGACCACCAGAAGTACCTCGACTGGCTGAAGAGCCAGAGCACGACCACCACGACCACGACGCGCAGGCTCCCCTTCACCGGCGGCGCGGTTCCCAGGACCGGAGACATCGCCTCCGTGGCCCCCGCCATGGGCATCCTGGGTGCCATCGCCCTGGCGGCCACCGGCGCCCTGGTCATCCGTCGCAAGCGTCGCGACGACGAGGAGTAA
- a CDS encoding M28 family peptidase: MSEKYLDYLDSRIEIAPANSQEEVNAADILQELLSNEGLDVTRQDVTTPSDTRFIGGILLVLAFLGMVVSGIGGIGLAVLGFVVAAVSGGLLVLRYLGIDLFGRFLPPARSQNVVGFHRGTGPHAGRGVRPIVVMAHYDTGHEELLANPAVSRYSGVVLRWAPMGLAVAGLCCLLQLVVVIPDVALRVIWVIGMVCALPGLVCGINDIAAHFMPLTGAANDNNASLAAMLGVAEDVCGGTEEERAQRAELLAQAEAEAVAGAALDSPIVVDEVPAEQRVVTQTVTEMEQVEGVRHGKDVVEALGILPKTCQIEYIEPQPVTVEEVVEEPVDLEPDPVVEDQSTRPSAPVPDFLSRKAASRETGTIEVRQTTGRIATDPVVSGPSSVSEPTPRSARRAEEPSPAPETVTVRETLSVPDFSHGLDDPAGKENVAPVEDVVQGELQEPVAPTPSTDGATVAMPVIEGAPQPSPAPDVVDDPSWGQTDFTPRGPIGFARRAALFDLPDPTQATFDPLAADGPSPDVMEDAAYEVPGQEPEPTTADAVSQRVVVSQSTVHAGSSDGRVTVSQSRRVATVPAAQSQEAPAAVPIEPVRVTSHDKARKTSLRDRISHGHGRKKKEQDSMTEWLGVDEDFDAKADGERIGSWDNFSEDDGNRHPWKGGATRSAELRDDEDVDLVEDPELAEAVLDMDYVDLVAHDIYFVAVGASELDHAGAKAFVKEYRSRLRGAFLINLDSVGAGQLTLLTEEGSGNVRKVDRRLLKSIDRIARDLHVQLQCSPRPWADTDATCAMRASVRSATLMGCDPGEVPALAHTAENVPQNVGPDQVAQVNLIVSETIRRA, from the coding sequence GTCGCCGCCGTGAGCGGCGGCCTTCTCGTGCTGAGGTATCTGGGCATCGACCTCTTCGGCCGCTTCCTGCCCCCGGCCCGCAGCCAGAATGTCGTGGGATTCCACAGGGGTACCGGCCCCCATGCCGGCCGAGGCGTGCGCCCCATCGTCGTGATGGCCCACTACGACACCGGGCACGAGGAGCTCCTCGCCAACCCAGCGGTCTCCCGTTACAGCGGGGTCGTGCTTCGTTGGGCCCCGATGGGCCTGGCCGTCGCGGGCCTCTGCTGCCTGCTCCAGCTCGTCGTGGTCATCCCCGACGTCGCCCTCCGGGTCATATGGGTCATCGGCATGGTCTGCGCGCTGCCCGGGCTCGTCTGCGGCATCAACGACATCGCCGCGCACTTCATGCCCCTCACCGGAGCGGCCAACGACAACAACGCCTCCCTCGCTGCCATGCTCGGTGTGGCCGAGGACGTCTGCGGCGGCACCGAGGAGGAGCGTGCCCAGCGCGCCGAGCTCCTCGCGCAGGCAGAGGCCGAGGCCGTCGCCGGGGCGGCTCTCGACTCCCCCATCGTGGTCGACGAGGTGCCTGCGGAACAGCGTGTCGTCACGCAAACCGTCACCGAGATGGAGCAGGTCGAGGGGGTGCGCCACGGAAAAGACGTGGTAGAGGCCCTCGGTATCCTCCCCAAGACCTGTCAGATCGAGTACATTGAGCCGCAGCCCGTTACGGTCGAGGAGGTTGTGGAGGAACCGGTCGACCTGGAACCCGATCCGGTGGTCGAGGACCAGTCGACCCGACCCTCCGCCCCCGTCCCCGACTTCCTCTCGCGCAAGGCCGCGTCCCGGGAGACCGGCACCATAGAGGTGCGTCAGACCACCGGCCGCATCGCGACCGACCCTGTCGTCTCCGGCCCCTCCTCCGTGAGCGAACCCACGCCGCGTTCCGCCCGCCGTGCCGAGGAGCCCTCCCCCGCCCCCGAGACGGTGACCGTCCGCGAGACCCTTTCCGTGCCCGACTTCAGCCACGGACTCGACGACCCCGCCGGCAAGGAGAACGTCGCCCCGGTCGAGGACGTCGTGCAGGGAGAACTGCAGGAGCCCGTCGCGCCCACCCCGTCGACCGACGGCGCCACCGTCGCCATGCCCGTCATCGAGGGGGCACCCCAGCCCTCCCCTGCCCCCGATGTCGTGGACGATCCCTCGTGGGGGCAGACGGACTTCACGCCCCGCGGCCCCATCGGCTTCGCCCGCCGCGCGGCCCTGTTCGACCTTCCCGACCCCACCCAGGCGACCTTCGACCCGCTGGCCGCCGACGGCCCCTCCCCCGACGTCATGGAGGACGCCGCCTACGAGGTCCCGGGCCAGGAGCCCGAGCCCACGACGGCAGATGCCGTGTCCCAACGTGTGGTGGTGTCCCAGAGCACCGTGCATGCCGGTTCGTCCGACGGCCGTGTGACGGTCTCCCAGAGCCGTCGCGTGGCGACGGTGCCCGCCGCCCAGTCTCAGGAGGCACCGGCCGCGGTGCCCATCGAGCCTGTTCGTGTGACGTCCCACGACAAGGCGCGGAAGACCTCCCTGCGCGACCGCATCTCCCACGGTCACGGCCGCAAGAAGAAGGAGCAGGATTCCATGACCGAGTGGCTCGGGGTGGATGAGGACTTCGACGCCAAGGCCGACGGAGAGCGCATCGGCTCCTGGGACAACTTCTCCGAGGACGACGGCAACCGTCACCCATGGAAGGGCGGTGCCACCCGCTCCGCCGAGCTCCGCGACGACGAGGACGTCGACCTCGTGGAGGATCCGGAGCTCGCCGAGGCCGTGCTCGACATGGATTACGTGGACCTCGTGGCCCACGACATCTACTTCGTGGCCGTGGGCGCCAGCGAGCTCGACCACGCGGGCGCCAAGGCGTTCGTGAAGGAGTACCGCTCCCGCCTGCGCGGTGCGTTCCTCATCAACCTGGATTCTGTGGGCGCCGGCCAGCTCACCCTCCTCACCGAGGAGGGATCCGGCAACGTGCGCAAGGTCGACCGTCGTCTGCTCAAAAGCATCGACCGTATCGCCCGGGACCTCCACGTGCAGCTGCAGTGCTCGCCTAGGCCTTGGGCCGACACCGACGCCACCTGTGCCATGCGCGCCTCGGTGCGCTCGGCCACCCTCATGGGCTGCGACCCCGGCGAGGTACCGGCCCTGGCCCATACGGCCGAGAACGTGCCCCAGAACGTGGGCCCCGACCAGGTCGCCCAGGTGAACCTCATCGTCTCGGAGACCATTCGCAGGGCGTGA
- a CDS encoding glutaredoxin family protein, with product MTLFYLPTCPHCHRVITWIEGQGLTDKFNYIDCSKEAGAAELQEVSGQQSVPCLVTGDETYLVGDEDILAYLQNLYA from the coding sequence ATGACCCTGTTCTACCTTCCCACCTGTCCCCACTGCCACCGGGTCATCACCTGGATCGAGGGTCAGGGCCTTACCGACAAGTTCAACTACATCGACTGCTCCAAGGAGGCCGGCGCCGCCGAGCTCCAGGAGGTCAGCGGCCAGCAGTCCGTCCCCTGCCTCGTGACGGGCGACGAGACCTACCTCGTCGGCGACGAGGACATCCTCGCCTACCTGCAGAATCTCTACGCCTAA